CCCCTTTTGACCGAAAGCAAGGAGAGGCTAGCGCACATGTTAAGTGATGTCATAAGAGGTCGCTTCTCAGGAGGGGATAGCATGCATCTTATATTTCACATTTATGAAGGGCTGTCTTCCACTTACATACAATGTGCTCACCATCATTCTGTGTCTTTCAGGCTGAGAGAATGGGTGTCTATAAGATCCCAAGACTCACACTACCCCTCTGGGTTTTACACCAGAGAACGTTCATGTAAATATGATATACATAAATATCCTTAAATATTCTTTTTGGGGGATATTAGTTTTAATAGTGAAATAGCTGGCTCCTAATGAAATGTAAATTATTTCTATTAAAGTTTCACATTAATGGATGCTCTCAAGAACACTTCAAATATTTGACTGAAATCAGCATATCTGTATATCAGCACTGATGTCATTGATTTTGAATGTAGCAGGAGATAAAATGGTTCCAAAGAATACCATCTGCTATCGACTTTCAAATGACTTATGGAACATCCAAGAGGAGTCTCAACTTCCGGAAATGGAAATCATTACCCCTCCTGAGACATTGAACCTTCCAGATAGGGAACCAGGGGTCAAGGTGTCTAACTACTTCCCTTTTCATGATTGGCTAATCTGATTTGGATCAGCAGTTTACTGTAAAAGTCCTATCCAAACGCTTTGTTGCTTCACATCATTTTATTTGTCATTTACAGAGGACAAACATTCTTGTAAGATACTACAGGAATGGCAAAACATTTGTCCTTATATTTCCAGACGGAACAGGACATGTTTTGTATCCTTTTCATTCACTTTTTTTGTTTGACTTTGAAACTTGAAAATGTATGAAGCAAATGTTTTTTACCTTAATGACTCATTAGCTATCCATCAGGTCGGATTGCAGTCCTTATATCTTCAGTCCATCCTGGTCATTTTATTTATATCATACTGGAGGACGCTCCACTCTTGCCGCGGATTCAGGCCATTTTCACATCCAGGGGCCAGGCCACGTGCTATCACCCCAATGGTCTTGTTTGGTACGTTGCTGATGTGGTTTTTAAAACCACTTCTATATGTCAGTACGTATGGAAAGCTCTAAAGATCTAATCCCACCTGATCTATCTACTTACGTGCTGTTTGATTATCTTTGTTCTAAGTGTCAATCTGACCCGTGTGGGAGGTACCTGGTGCAGTGAGAGTGGGGCGCTGAAGAGATGCTGGAGCTGGCTGGACCTCAGTGCTCATGTCCACGCCCCGCCTTTCCAGCCCATCAACATGATGCTGAGCCCCCGCATTAGCATCCGCATCTGCACCCAGGAGAACATCTACCTCGCCTTCACCGCTGGCAAGAACAGTGTGCGCTTCAACATGGGGACCAAACTCAAGGTGAGCTTGTACGACTTCGTAAAGATGAAAATATCACGTCAGCTCctgcctaaaaaaaaaaataacatatcTTCAGCAGTAGGGCTGCACAATGAATCAATTTGAATCAAAATTGCAATTTGCACTAATGGAATAAGCTAATCACAAAGGCTGCAATTAATTGCAGTCAAAAAAATGTGCAGCTTGCAACTCTCAGATCAGAAGTGGACCAGATTAAAGTGAAATCTGGAATATTGGAATAACTTAATATAACAAAAACAAGCAGCCCTATTCAGGAAGTAGCCTGTCAACAGTATTGTTTTTTTGAACCTCCATAATTCTACTTCACTAGGTGGGAAACTCAAAGGGCCTCATGTGGCCAGGCCCTGACATCCTTGAGTCTTATCTCCACAAGAGAAGTGTGCAGATCTCCAGCCTGCTGCAGAAGCTCCAGGGCAGCGTGTCCTTTAAGCGGCCCGAGCCTGGCCAGGTCAGCTCCCAGTACAGCCTCCGTGCCCAGGGGAAGAAAAGGAAGGAGCAGGCAAAGAACCGAAAGGCATCCAAGCCCAAATTACCTCATATCCTAACAAAAATGGCACGATTGATTGCATAGAGACAAATGGATTCATTTAAGAAATAAAAGCAGAAATACAATGCAAGGTATTAATGTTGTTCATTAAAAGTCCATTAGAACCTTGGCTCTGTCATTTCCAAGTCGATTTTGTGCATTGTATAAGTGAGCAGTGATGTTTTAATCTGATTTAGGGCTACACAGTATGATCTTAGAGGTTTCTTTATATACCCtgctgtgtgtgagcagtggCAGAAATAATGGGGAAAATGCCTTTTGGAAATGTTAAATAAATCTGTTACTTTATTGAAAGTTAAGTACAACAATCAGTACCATGGTGGTATCTTGAGAGAATGATTCTGTAACATCTTGCCAGTGCAAAGTGAGCCCCTTTCATGCCTTATAGTAGAATAAAGTTTCATATACAAAAAGAAAATGGTACAAAACATAAGATTTCCCCCAATTTACATATTTTGCCTGAATACACATTACTGACAGGGAGGGCTGGTGGAATTACATGAACGTTGAAGCTGACTTCCTAGAAAACAGGGAACACGTCCTCCTGAGAACTGGATGGAGGAGGTTTTGTGAAATAGTGGGAACAAGAGACAAAAACTCTGTCAGCAAgttttacaaaaaaaaggttTCGGCTTGTAGCTGAGGTGTTTGTCAGGAAGATGGAATGG
The sequence above is a segment of the Alosa sapidissima isolate fAloSap1 chromosome 2, fAloSap1.pri, whole genome shotgun sequence genome. Coding sequences within it:
- the LOC121699764 gene encoding glutamate-rich protein 6-like isoform X1, which translates into the protein MSKKSGSENDKPSGTSPRRVENPSLELTVENVQRLEKELKGLDKLYGSSQSIEGYVKTTEYFGRTPQISRKASREGHRSLSRNSSSGTSPECVDILGLDGTVITRISRSTQTEWNWVSQKHKNSLCSQTEEYVVNHEKTPVEHEDHKGPDSEETAEMEIMEDNEETVTKSRDSQVPPQLEHLTGEFDKITVLTSSSDSSVKLPECELASLLCEYCRRGKKPPVTREQLEKMTDPEELFCCEVAWRMADLEEQEEEETEKASKSVQENRKINDVDPRPLLTESKERLAHMLREWVSIRSQDSHYPSGFYTRERSSGDKMVPKNTICYRLSNDLWNIQEESQLPEMEIITPPETLNLPDREPGVKRTNILVRYYRNGKTFVLIFPDGTGHVFYPSGRIAVLISSVHPGHFIYIILEDAPLLPRIQAIFTSRGQATCYHPNGLVCVNLTRVGGTWCSESGALKRCWSWLDLSAHVHAPPFQPINMMLSPRISIRICTQENIYLAFTAGKNSVRFNMGTKLKVGNSKGLMWPGPDILESYLHKRSVQISSLLQKLQGSVSFKRPEPGQVSSQYSLRAQGKKRKEQAKNRKASKPKLPHILTKMARLIA
- the LOC121699764 gene encoding glutamate-rich protein 6-like isoform X2; its protein translation is MVQVSPSRASREGHRSLSRNSSSGTSPECVDILGLDGTVITRISRSTQTEWNWVSQKHKNSLCSQTEEYVVNHEKTPVEHEDHKGPDSEETAEMEIMEDNEETVTKSRDSQVPPQLEHLTGEFDKITVLTSSSDSSVKLPECELASLLCEYCRRGKKPPVTREQLEKMTDPEELFCCEVAWRMADLEEQEEEETEKASKSVQENRKINDVDPRPLLTESKERLAHMLREWVSIRSQDSHYPSGFYTRERSSGDKMVPKNTICYRLSNDLWNIQEESQLPEMEIITPPETLNLPDREPGVKRTNILVRYYRNGKTFVLIFPDGTGHVFYPSGRIAVLISSVHPGHFIYIILEDAPLLPRIQAIFTSRGQATCYHPNGLVCVNLTRVGGTWCSESGALKRCWSWLDLSAHVHAPPFQPINMMLSPRISIRICTQENIYLAFTAGKNSVRFNMGTKLKVGNSKGLMWPGPDILESYLHKRSVQISSLLQKLQGSVSFKRPEPGQVSSQYSLRAQGKKRKEQAKNRKASKPKLPHILTKMARLIA